The proteins below are encoded in one region of Sphingobacteriales bacterium:
- a CDS encoding phospho-N-acetylmuramoyl-pentapeptide-transferase translates to MLYYLFKYLQETFGLTGSRLFQYISFRASLAIILSLVISMLIGRSIIKWLRKMQIGESVRDLGLEGQIQKKGTPTMGGVIIIAAIVIPTLLFARLDNVYVILLLVSTVWMGGIGFLDDYIKVFKKDKEGLRGMFKILAQVVLGLVVGCVLYFHPSVKVRDFDNVFIYKIDSKGEVDWDKPEQVVSSGHVMYENKGIRVGNEYLSHETKALKTNIPFFKDNLLDYSYFLKPFTQDYQKWGWIFFIPFVIFVITAVSNAANLTDGIDGLAAGVSVIVLTTLAIFAYVSGNVKIADYLNILYIPNSEEVVIVCAALIGATIGFLWYNSFPATVFMGDTGSLMLGGVIATVSLIVRKELLIPILCGIFFIENVSVMLQVGYFKYTKRKYGEGRRIFKMAPLHHHFQKEGYHEAKIVLRFWIISILLAVISFVTLKIR, encoded by the coding sequence ATGCTTTATTACTTATTTAAATATCTGCAGGAAACATTTGGATTGACAGGCTCAAGACTGTTCCAGTACATCTCTTTCCGTGCGTCTCTGGCAATCATCCTGTCACTGGTTATTTCGATGCTCATTGGACGGAGCATTATAAAATGGCTTCGCAAAATGCAGATTGGTGAATCCGTCCGTGATTTGGGGCTGGAAGGACAGATTCAAAAGAAAGGGACACCTACCATGGGCGGTGTGATTATTATTGCCGCAATTGTGATTCCAACGCTGTTGTTTGCCCGTTTGGATAATGTGTATGTCATATTGCTGCTGGTTTCTACTGTCTGGATGGGTGGTATCGGGTTTTTAGATGATTACATAAAAGTATTTAAAAAGGATAAGGAAGGATTAAGAGGTATGTTTAAAATCCTAGCACAGGTGGTGCTGGGACTGGTGGTCGGTTGTGTGTTGTATTTCCATCCTTCCGTGAAAGTGAGAGATTTTGATAATGTGTTCATCTATAAGATTGACAGCAAAGGAGAGGTTGACTGGGATAAACCCGAACAGGTGGTTTCTTCCGGACATGTGATGTATGAAAATAAAGGGATCAGGGTCGGAAATGAGTATCTCTCGCATGAAACGAAAGCACTCAAAACCAATATTCCTTTTTTCAAGGATAACTTACTGGATTATTCCTATTTCCTGAAACCATTTACACAAGATTATCAGAAATGGGGATGGATATTCTTTATTCCGTTTGTGATTTTTGTCATTACCGCTGTATCGAATGCTGCAAACCTTACCGACGGCATTGATGGCCTGGCGGCAGGGGTGTCTGTAATTGTATTGACCACTTTAGCCATATTTGCCTATGTGTCCGGTAACGTAAAAATTGCGGATTACCTGAATATACTTTATATACCCAACTCGGAGGAAGTCGTAATTGTTTGTGCCGCATTGATTGGGGCAACCATCGGATTTCTCTGGTATAATTCATTCCCGGCCACGGTCTTCATGGGAGATACGGGTAGCCTTATGCTCGGCGGTGTCATTGCAACCGTGTCCTTAATTGTTAGAAAAGAATTGCTGATACCCATCCTTTGCGGCATCTTCTTTATTGAAAATGTTTCCGTAATGCTGCAGGTAGGATACTTTAAATATACCAAAAGAAAATATGGTGAAGGCAGGCGCATTTTTAAAATGGCTCCGCTGCACCATCATTTTCAGAAAGAAGGTTACCATGAGGCGAAGATTGTACTGCGGTTCTGGATTATAAGTATCCTGCTGGCCGTCATTT